The following is a genomic window from Rhodoligotrophos defluvii.
GTGGTCGTCAAGAAGACGACCAAGCACGGCAAGGTCAAGACAAAGCGGACGGTGAAGTATAGCGTGTCGAGATACGGACCGCGCTATAAGGTCCGCCGCCCAGGATATGGTTACTACTACGGCGGCTACTGGTATTCCCGTCCGTGGTGGACGGCCTTCCCAGGACCGGTCATCATACTTCCGTAACGCCTAGGAAGCCCTCGCCCACGAGGGCTTCTGCCTTTCGGAGGCCCCCTGACGGGCTCCCGGATCCCGCCCATATCAGATCATCGGCTTCCCGCCGGTCACCGCAATGGTCGCGCCGGAGACATAGCTCGCCTCGTCGGACGCCAGCATGACAAAGACCGGCGCCACCTCCACCGGCTGTCCCGGCCGGTGCATCGGCACCTGCTGGCCGAACGATTTGACGCTCTCCAGCGGCATCGTCGAGGGGATCAGCGGCGTCCACACCGGCCCCGGTGCCACGGCATTCGAGCGGATTCCCTTTTCCGCAAGCAGCTGCGCAAGACCTGCCGTGAAGTTTTGAATGGCACCCTTGGTCGTCGCGTAGGGCAACAGGATCGGATTGGGCGCATCGGAATTAATCGACGCGGTGTTGATGATCGAAGCCCCTGGCTTCATATGCGGCACCGCTGCCTTCACCAGGTAGAACATCGCGGATATGTTGGTGGCGAACGTCCGCTCCCATTCTTCGTCCGAGATCTCGTCGATCGACGAGAAGCTCATCTGATGGGCCGCGTTGTTGACCAGAACGTCGATCCGGCCGAAAGCTTCCACCGCCCGCGCGATCACCTGCCGGCAGTGAGCGGCGTTCGAGAGATCGCCGGGCACCAGCACGCATTTGCGGCCGGCCTCTTCGACATAACGCGCCGTATCCTCCGCATCCTCGTGCTCGTTCAAATAGGAAATGAGGACATCCGCGCCTTCCCGCGCGAAGGCGATCGCCACCGCCCGCCCGATACCGGAATCGCCCCCTGTAATAACGGCAGCCTTGCCGTTTAGTCGACCCGACCCGCGATAGCTGGTTTCACCGTGATCGGGCCGCGGGTTCATGGCCCTCGTCGTTCCCGGCACCGGCTGAGGCGGCGTGTCGAACGGGGGCGTCGGAAAATGCGCATCCATGGCTCTGTCTCACCTGATGGGGCTAGTTCGCTGTCCCGGGGAACACAAAGCCATGGTGGATGGTTGCAAATCTCCGTTCCGCGAGAGCGATCAGCTCTTCACCTCCGTCTCCGGACGGTCGTCGCCCCGCGCCAGCTCCTGATGCCACTGGCCCTTGCTGTCCTCATACTCGATCACTCTGGACTCATCGGGCATCTCCTGCTCGCGTGCTGCCCGCTGGGCTGCGGCCAGCGCCTCTTCACGCGTGCGGAACGTTTCCGAGAACACGTCGCCGAGCTTATAGGCCCAGCCGCCATCATGCTCGACGACCTCATAGGTGATGCGCGTCATGGGATTACCTCGCGAGTGTTGCGATAGACCAAACGGCGAGACGCTTTCCTCAGTTCCGCGGCAATCGGCTAAGCAGGATGAAACAAGACGAGCGGTTCCGACGGAGCGCCATGTGCCAACGGTGATTCCTGATAATAATAGTTCAACACTTCCGGAGGAAGTTCGTTAACAGGTATGGTAATAGGAATTTCATGCTCCTTATTACCAAACACGCAACACAGATCAGACAGCTTCATTATTTATTCCAATCGAAACATTAGTGCGAAATTGTGATGTAGTCTAAAAATGATTTCATATCTACTACAGACTCCTTGATCCCAGGCAGGGCCGACGAAAAAGTATCACGCAAATCGGGATGGAATTCAGATAACGAGACCTTGTCCAAACCATTGCTCTGCAATGAAAACGAAGACTCGCTCCGGAGCAAGTGTTCGGTTCCTCCGTAGGACCCCACTGGCTCCTCAACGGCACCAGAACCAAGCCATCCGCAGAATAAGGCTTTGAAATTCATAGCTTGACGCTCCTGGCAACTAAAATGGCGGATATACAACTAGTAGTTGGGGTAGTTTTCAGCAACGTGCATTTTGCCTCAGCTCACCATTTCCGATGTGGAATTCGATTTGCTGCGAAGGTTCGGTACTAGGATGCCACCCCTATGGAGGGAATGCCGACAGTCGTCGCCACCGACCGCGTGAGATGCGGCGACAGCCTCGCAACCACGTCGCGCGTGCGGCGTTAGCACTGTCGAACGCGCCGGCCACGGGCAGAAGTGCCGGCACGCCACCTACGATTCCGGAGGATAATGGCATATGGCCCGCAGCAGGAAGACCGAACGGCGCTATTTGTCTGAAGAAGAGGTGAAGCTGCTCGATAAGACACACTTTCCGGAACTGCGTCTCATCGACTCACCCGATCTGCTGAAGCTTAGGAAAAAACTGCGGGAAATTCGCGACGGCGCGGCCGGAGGCGCTGGCCTGCGCCAGCAGCGCCAACCGGGCGCTGCCAGGGGAGGCGTTGCCCAGCCGGGCGCGGGTATGGCGCCCAAGGCTGGCGATTCAGGAGCAGCGCGCCCCGAGCCGGCGGAAGGAGCGGGTTCGAAGATGCGGCGCGATATTCTCTCGGCCGCGGTGAAAAGGGTCAACCGCGAGATCGAGCGCCGGAGGACCGGGGCAGTCGAAAGCCGGCAGGAGGATAACACCGCCATCGGCAATCACGTATGATCGGCGAAATCTGCCGCCACGGCCGATGCGGAACTCACCCGTGCGCCATCTCTATGGCATCGCAAGTCGTTAAGCTTATCAGCGCGTCCCTCACCGATGCGTGATAATCAGCCTTGCGGACGCTCGGCACATCGCTCATAGTCCAGCCTACTCGTGCGGATCCCCCCGCCGGCTCCAACCCTGCCATGGGGAACTCGTCCATGATCCGTCTCACCCGATATCTGGCAGCGATCCTCATCAGTTTGCTCGTGGCCGGCGCCGCAGGACCTGCCTTCCCGCGCGGCGAGATGCCCGGCACTTTCGACTATTACGCCCTGGTGCTCTCCTGGTCGCCCAGCTATTGCGCCGGCGAAGGTGCAGCGCGCGATGCGGCCCAGTGCAACGCCGAACGTCCCTTCGCCTTCGTGGTCCATGGGCTATGGCCACAATTCGAGCGAGGCTGGCCGGAGTTCTGCAAGACCTCCGACACGTGGGTCCCCGACGCAATGATCGAGCAGATGATGGACATCATGCCCTCGAAGCAGCTCATCATTCACGAGTGGCGGCGGCATGGAACCTGCTCGGGCCTGTCACAGGCCGACTATTTCGGCCTCATTCGTAATCTCTATGGCCAGATCACCATTCCGGCGGAATACCAGGTGCCGTCCGAAAACGTCCTCACCACGCCGGAGGAGCTGCGCAACGAGCTTGTCGCCGCCAATCCCGGCCTGGATGAAAGCATGGTCGGCGTCTACTGCGGCAACCGTCGCGACGTCGCCCGGCTCAGCAGCGTCAGAATCTGCTACAGCCGCGACGGCCAGCCCATGCCCTGCCCGCATGATCGGCGACAATGCCGAGCCGAACTGATCGTGTTGCCGGCCGCCCGCACGCGCAACGTCCAGTAACGGTTCGCGCGCGCGGCCGCCTTTCGGCCCTCGATCATCGGAAAGGGACGTTCTCCAGGGCCAGCGGCGCGAACGTTCCGCTTGCCGCATCGAGCACCTCGAGATTGCCTGTCTCGATGTCGAACAGCATGCCGTGAAGCTTGAGATTTTCCGCCTGAACGCGCTCCTCGACCCAGGGAAAGGTGCGGAGGTTCCTCAGCGAAACCTTGATGACCTCGTGCTCGCAGAGGCGCTGGACCTGTTCCTCGTCCACCCCTTGTGCAGCGGACGCCAGCGCGGTCTCTCGCGCGGGCTCGGCGATCGACATCCAGTGCGAGACGAAATCGAAGCTGCCATCCGGCCCTTTCAGCAACGCGCCGACACCGCCGCAGAAGGAGTGTCCCAGCACGATGATGTGCGGCACCTTCAGGGTGCGCACCGCGAACTCGAGCGCGGCGCTGGTACCGTGATACTCCGCGTCCGGCTGATAGGGCGGCA
Proteins encoded in this region:
- a CDS encoding SDR family oxidoreductase, with the translated sequence MDAHFPTPPFDTPPQPVPGTTRAMNPRPDHGETSYRGSGRLNGKAAVITGGDSGIGRAVAIAFAREGADVLISYLNEHEDAEDTARYVEEAGRKCVLVPGDLSNAAHCRQVIARAVEAFGRIDVLVNNAAHQMSFSSIDEISDEEWERTFATNISAMFYLVKAAVPHMKPGASIINTASINSDAPNPILLPYATTKGAIQNFTAGLAQLLAEKGIRSNAVAPGPVWTPLIPSTMPLESVKSFGQQVPMHRPGQPVEVAPVFVMLASDEASYVSGATIAVTGGKPMI
- a CDS encoding DUF2188 domain-containing protein yields the protein MTRITYEVVEHDGGWAYKLGDVFSETFRTREEALAAAQRAAREQEMPDESRVIEYEDSKGQWHQELARGDDRPETEVKS
- a CDS encoding ribonuclease T2 family protein, translated to MIRLTRYLAAILISLLVAGAAGPAFPRGEMPGTFDYYALVLSWSPSYCAGEGAARDAAQCNAERPFAFVVHGLWPQFERGWPEFCKTSDTWVPDAMIEQMMDIMPSKQLIIHEWRRHGTCSGLSQADYFGLIRNLYGQITIPAEYQVPSENVLTTPEELRNELVAANPGLDESMVGVYCGNRRDVARLSSVRICYSRDGQPMPCPHDRRQCRAELIVLPAARTRNVQ
- a CDS encoding carbonic anhydrase, translated to MDDLLRGYRDFRTQSWPELKPLFWSLAARGQAPKSLVIACSDSRIDPQLIFRAAPGEIFVVRNVANLVPPYQPDAEYHGTSAALEFAVRTLKVPHIIVLGHSFCGGVGALLKGPDGSFDFVSHWMSIAEPARETALASAAQGVDEEQVQRLCEHEVIKVSLRNLRTFPWVEERVQAENLKLHGMLFDIETGNLEVLDAASGTFAPLALENVPFR